The Aestuariibaculum lutulentum genome segment GATTATCTTTCAATCCGGCTCCTGCGATGTTGTACATAAAGTCCACCAAACTAACCATACCCACCAGTTTATCATTTTCCAAAACCGGAATGTGATGATGCCATTTTTCTTTTTCGTAAATGTGTTTTACATCTAAAAGCTTTTGATGCGGTGATACCGTTACCACATCTCTAGTCATTACTAATACAATTGAATTGGTTTTCATGGCGCAATTATTTAGTTTATCCAACACTTAAAGTTAGAACTTAAAGCGCTTTTCTCACATGATATATATCATGTTAAAAAACCATAATTGTTAATACATTTAATACAAGTATAAGTTAAGTGTAGTCTTACATACAAAAGATTAACAACAACTAAAACAGCACATTTTCTTCTGTAAATATGATCAATAAAAAATATAGTTATGAAAACTAAAACCATCATAGAATTACTCACTTTAAGTTCTAGTTTATATGTTTTGGCCAGAGACACTAAATTTTTAGAAAAACTAAATGAGTATTCCGAAAAAGGAAAAGATAACATCAACAAAGCAATGGCCGAATCTCAGTTAGATGAAAATGGAAATGAACTGGAATTTATGGATAAGATTTTTTTAAAAACCCATGAACTCAAAGAAGAATTAGATACTAAAATTGAAGAACTGGTGGCTAAGTTTTATAAAAAAATAAATGTAGCTCACTTAGATGAAATCAAAGCCCTAAATGAAAAAATTGAAAAGCTGGACACAGCTGTTGCGCTTTTGGAGGCCAGATTGAACAAAATGGAAGCTTAATACCATGGGAATCGTAACCGACATAACAAAACGTTTTAAATCCTTTTCCAGATATAACCAGATTCTTAAAGTCTTGATGAAATATGGCTTTGAGGATTTAGTACATTATCTGGAAGAAAACAAGCGCTATACTTTCATTCAAAAATTCATTCCTAACAGCACAAAAAAACATGTTGCACAGTATAGCAAATGGGCTAAAATGCGATTAGTTTGCGAAGAATTAGGCCCTACTTTTGTGAAGTTCGGACAAATTTTAAGTAACCGGCCAGATTTGGTTCCTTTGGAATTGACCATCGAACTTGAAAAACTTCAGGACAATGTGCCTCCTATGTCTGAAGATTTAGCCAAGGAAGTTGTGGAAACCGAATTAAAAAATTCTGTAGAACATCTGTTTGCTTGGTTTGAGCCTACCCCTTTTGCATCGGCTTCAATGGCACAGGTTCACAAAGTAACCTTGCACTCTGGCAAACGTATTGCTTTAAAAATTCAACGTGCAGGCATTCACGATGTTATTGTTGAAGATATTAAAGTCATGTACAAAATTGCCAGAATTCTAGAGCACAGAATTCCTTCATTAAAAAGTTTTGATCCTGTTGGTTTGGTTAAAAATTTTGAATCCTCCATTTTAAAAGAACTCGACTTTATTCATGAATCCATTAACGTTCAACGTTTTTATAA includes the following:
- a CDS encoding CBS domain-containing protein, with the translated sequence MKTNSIVLVMTRDVVTVSPHQKLLDVKHIYEKEKWHHHIPVLENDKLVGMVSLVDFMYNIAGAGLKDNHEVYKTLEVKDIMTAKPFYLTTSASVEDAAKVFSKAYYHAVPVLEDDKLVGIVSTADIINYYLKKAV